The following proteins come from a genomic window of Nicotiana tomentosiformis chromosome 12, ASM39032v3, whole genome shotgun sequence:
- the LOC138903413 gene encoding uncharacterized protein — MRGHIQIECRASRQGTGRGTARGSPASAGRGAARGGAQSSGGPSRFYAMSGRQSAEASPDVVTSILTIQSHEVYALSYVTPYVATSFGIEPEQLHESFSVSTPVGKSITAARVYRDCVVTVHGRDTMADIIELGMIDFDGIMVMDWLYSCFAKLDCRTRIMRLEFPNEPTVEWEGNNVMPKGRFISYLKSTKMIRKRCIYHLVRVMNTATEVPTLEYVPIMNEFPDVFPDELPRIPPDREIDFGIDVMPSMQPISIPAYRMAPTELKELKKQLRDLLEKRFIRPSMPH; from the exons ATGAGAGGCCATATTCAGATTgagtgtcgtgcatcccgtcAGGGTACAGGTAGGGGCACAG ctcgaggctctccAGCATCCGCAGgtcgtggtgcagctaggggtggtgcacagagttcaggaggacccagccggttctatgctatgagtggtcgacagagtgcagaggcttccccagatgtcgtcacaagtatattgactaTTCAATCTCATGAAGTGTAtgccttgtcctatgttactccttatgttgctacaagctttgggatagaaccggaacaacttcatgagtcgttctctgtatctactccggttggcaaGTCTATTACGGCCGCACGAGTTTAtagagattgtgttgtcacggtgcatggtcgggataccatggctgATATCATTGAActggggatgattgattttgatggaATAATGGtaatggactggctttattcatgttttgccaaactcgacTGCCGAACCAGaattatgaggcttgagtttcctaacgagccaactgttgagtgggaggggaataatgttatgccaaaaggtaggtttatttcttaccttaagtccACGAAGATGATTAGGAAGAggtgtatttatcatttggtccgagttatgAACACCGCtactgaggtgcctacccttgaatatGTACCAATTAtgaatgaattccccgatgtctttccggatgagctccctagaATTCCTCCAGacagagagattgattttgggattgatgtgatgccaagcATGCAACCTATATCCATTCCAGCTTATAGAATGGCGCCgacagaattaaaagagctaaagaaACAACTAAGGGATTTACTAGAGAAacgtttcatccgaccgagtatGCCGCATtag